Within Primulina tabacum isolate GXHZ01 chromosome 5, ASM2559414v2, whole genome shotgun sequence, the genomic segment GATGATGAATACGACGACGGTATTGACATACAGGATGATCAAATGGAAGAATATGATAATACTTCACATAATAACAAGGACCACTCTGCTGCCAGTAAACCCCATAGTATCAACACTGGAGAGTCGTTTATTGGTCAGCATGCTAGAAATAAAAAGCAAGAAGTCATTGAAAACGTTGATTCAGGTTCTGCTGATTTGTTTACCGAAGAATCCCTTTTACTCTCTCAGCATCCAAAAGTCAACTCAGATTCTGAAAATGTCACTTTTCTGGAAGATCAACCAGTCAGAAAATTAGTACCTGAAAGGCACTCAAGTAGCAAGAAGAAGCCAAAACGTCGAAAATTTTCAGGTAATTTTGTCATTTCTTATAAAGTTGTAGTTTTACTTGTAAATAAGAAGTTGATTTCTTTTTTGTTAGAAGATCATGTTATTTGACGAGTAGAGAAGTCTGTGGTTGAATTTTTACACCGCTGGAATTGAAGGATAAAGTCTTTTGACATTGTGCTCAACATAATTGCTTTCTCTGTTGTTAAGTTACAGTTGCCACCTTAGACATTACGCAAACTTTGATGATGACATAGTGTACTCATTCAATTTTATGCGCAGtctcataaaattttatttattaccACAATATGAGGGACTGGATTTCCCACACTCCAAGACTAATATGGTAAAAAAATACACATACACACAATAGAATAGCAAATCTGATGTACTTGCATTTTTTCGTATCGGACGCACTTGCGAGATTTGAAGAAATATATGTTACTTTATCAAAAATTGCTTTTGAATCACGCCTTCATGTGTATCTACTCATTGACATCGTGTcaaccttttccttttttttcctaATTGAAATATTGCCATCTAAATTTGATACTGACTGATTGTCGGTATGCTAATGcacttttccctttttctttttcaCCATTTCTGTTGTTGGTGTGGCTTGAGATGCTGATGCTCAACAATTTCAGGTTCTTGTGAGATGAAACTTTTGGACTCTTCTTCTCTACTCATTGAGCCTGTACAAAGTCGAAAGTTTGCCAGATTTTCCTTGCAATATACAGAAATAGaggaaaaaataattgaaaacgaAAAATGGGAACCTAGATTTGCCGGACATCAGAGTCTCATTGAGAGGGAAGAATCGTTTATTGCTCATGATCAGAAAATCAATTGTGGTTTTGTGAAAGGCCCTAAAGGGTCACCAAGTACAGGATTTGACTTGGCAGAAGATGATGCAAAATACATTAGTAGCTGCCACATCGCTGTAATGTCTTGTATCTTTGGGAATTCTGATCGGTTGAGATCACCAATGGGCAGGACGGTATTATTCTTTTCCCCTTAGTTTACAAGTCTTTAAAACACTGTACATCTTTAATATATGAAAAGCATGGACGAGATCATTGGCTTAGCATAAGAAAATGCAATGACAAAACTATTTTGGATGCATCTGTGTTCTGATATTCAGAACTTTGGCAAATTGATTAGATTTGAATCCTGTGGCCAATGTTAAAAATGGGAGAGGGAATCAGTGATTTGTTGTTTTAAGCTTGAGGGAAAATAGCATCTCTCAATAACATTTATAAATAGTTTACATTCAGGTTTTGGGAACCGGTACAAAAATATGAGATAATATGCATAACTTgttcttcttcttgatttgctAACTCATCTGCTTTGGACCTTCTTGTACACTCATGAATTTTTTATAGATTtcttaaaacaaataaaaggAGGGCATTGTGAGAAAACTTTTATGAGTAAAAAATCTTTAGTTGTTACCAGTACCATGATTGTCTCAGATAAAAACCACGATTCTAACTGTAGAGGTTAACGATTGAAGTGGAAAGATCAAGTGGTTCAATAAAGAAAACTCGTTATTGGTAATTCACGACATAGAAGTTGATTGCTAGAGCTACAGCATTTTATTTCATTCACTTCCTTTCCAAACTCAGGTCTCTCGCACATCAAGGAAAAATGTGTGCTTTATTATGTTTATGGATGAGCTGACTCTACAAGCTCTTTCCTCAGAAGGCCAAACCCCAGATATGATGGGCTTTATTGGGTTATGGAGGATTGTGGTGGTAAAAAATCTTCCTTACACTGATATGCGGAGAGTTGGCAAGATACCAAAATTTTTGCCGCACCGGCTTTTTCCTTCAGCCAGGTAAAATGATTAGTTGATTATTGTGGTCGATGattgcagaaatgttgttcacACCATTTTCTATTCTTctctattttaataatattcatATTTCAGTCCTTTTAAATGCATTTGGTGTAAATCTAATCCACATGAGTTATAACAATGTCCTTGTTTACTTCAGGATGATAGATCTATCACTCTTGTAGAACAAACATACTACCTTCTCTAAATTCTTCCAAATGTTTCGTATTAACCTATGGATGTTTCATATTCTATTATTTGTAGTTTATAAATTCACTCAGCATGAAATTAAGGGAGGTTGGGATTCTGGTGTTAAAAAGACTTTGTTTTTGAGacctttattttttcttttttgtattttaatgttTCTTTTGATCTAATTTACCACCTTCCCTTATAAACATCCATCTGGCTGTAATTTAGGTACTCAATTTGGTTGGATAGCAAACTTCGTCTTCAACTTGATCCTTTGGTTATCTTAGAATACTTCCTTTGGAGAAAAGATCACGAGTACGCTATTTCCAATCACTATGACCGTCATTGTTTGTGGGAAGAGGTTGCTCAGAATAAAAAGCTTAACAAGTACAACCATAGTGTGATAGACGAACAGTTTGCTTTCTACCAAGCAGATGGGATGAAAAAGTTCGATGCATCAGACCCACACAAGCTTCTACCTAGCAGTATGATTTTGTACACTATATCTATAGATGTTTTTTGTTTCAACATAATCTTTGGTGCTCTTTTACGTGAGGCAGTATTTGTTTTGCAGATGTACCTGAGGGGTCTTTCATTGTTAGAGCACATACACCAATGTCAAACTTATTTTCTTGCCTTTGGTTTAATGAGGTTGATCGGTTTACTCCTCGTGATCAGCTAAGTTTTGCCTATACATATCACAAGTTGCGAAGGAAGAATCCTGACAAACCATTTTATCTCAATATGTTCAAGGTGCAAACTTGTAATTCACCCTGTATAAGCTCTTGAATGTGTATTTGAGAGAATTCAGTATGCATGGAGACTTTTTGTGCCTAAGCTCAAATTATGTGTTTCAGGACTGTGAGAGACGAAAGATTGCTAAGTTGTACCATCACAGGTCGGAAGAGAAGAGAAATATCCCCCAAATGGAGACGGGGTAGTTTCATGATGATCTAGCTTTGACAAATGATTCTTTTGTACCATATATCCGACAACGCGGTAATTTTCCATTTTGTAAGAATCTGCATTATTCTTGGAATGCTGGATCTGtcacaaatataatatatgtaaTCACCAACTTGCTGTGAAGAATGGTGGAACCCGTCGCGTTCCATTTACACGACGCTAGCAAGCAAGATCAGTATCACTGGATTCTCAATTCACTGGAAAGATACTAAAACATCTGACTACAGGTCCTCAGTTGAATCCAATTTAATTTCATTTCTTGAATGTACAATGCTTAAACTAACGGCCAAATATATTTGTACCGATGTATTCAATTCGTTTTTTACAACATAATTTTTGGTCAGATTTATGCACTTGAGTAAAGTTTTAGCCACTTATATATTTAAAGCTttagttttatattttattcttttgctGTTGTCGAATATAAGCCGAAAAATTGTTAGACTGCGGTTGAATATACATGAAGTAAATTATTATCTCTCATCAATAATTTGGTGAAAAAGAATGCTCATCGGCCTATAACAATTCATAAATAATGATTTGTAAAGATGAACTAACTTtgcaacttaaaatatttttttatatttatttaaagatgcGTGAGTTCTTGAAGTACTAGTGCTAATTAGTGGTTGACATCTCTATATCATTTATGTgtatatcattttctttataGGGTCTCATGTTGATCAACTTATTTTAGATATTCTAAACTACTTCCATTTTTAAATGTGTTTTTTTCAATATTCGATTTTATATCAAAGATGAGCCCCTAACAAAAACAAgaatatgtctcttgtgagacgatctcacgaatctttatctgtgagatatgTTAACCCTaacgatatttacaataaaaagtaatagtcttagcataaaaagtaatacttttttttggatgatccaaataaccgatattcacaataaaaagtaatactcttggtataaaaaataatatttttcatggattacccaaataagagatccgtctcacaaaatacgactcgtgagaccgtttcacacaagtttttgcccaaaAACAATTAGCTGAgttagtgtttttttttttttgtaactttaaaattatatttatggtttataattcagatatgaattttaaattttttttgggagCAATTCTAATATTATTTTCGGGATATATTTTTCTAGAAACATGTATACCAATATactcacacacatacacacacacggAGAATGATGATAAGAGACTTGAGAGTTGACCTCATTATATGAACGACACATATaatacttgcataatatatatatattatatatagaaatggcaaataataaattaaataaattatgaatcTTTAAGTTAAATATCTTGTTACCGAATGCATATACGATTTCACGGGCTGCCCTCTTTTCTTGAATCCACCATATATCAGACAGATAAATATATACGAATACAAGATTATCAGAGTTTcggaaagaaaacgaaaaattAATTTCTATTAAATTATAATGTATCAACATCACTCCGTATATGATATATCACGcgtaaattcaaaaatatttacCATGCTTCTTGATGGAGCGATGAGAATTATGGATCGCAAAAGCCTTTTTGACGATTTTGATGAAAACAAGAATGTTTGATTTCTTCCGAGAGATCATAGGCCCATTTGCTTTCGACAATTTCATAGCTTTAATACAGCTGATTTGCACCGATCTTTCCGGCGATGAAACATCGGTGTTCTGTGAAAATTTCCCAGAATTTCTTGGAAATTCTTCATTCAAATCCTCCCACAACATATCCATTTtctcctcatcatcatcattaatGAAAGTGTTCCCAGCACTGCTGGCTTTGAATTCTTGTATTAGAGATATGCTGGATTTCTCTTGATCCTCCTCTTCTTGTTCACCTTTGTAAAGTAGCTCTGAGTTTTGGCGGGAGGCAGCGAGGTGCCGCCACAGAGGCGGAGACCCGATGAAGTGTGGCTGTGATTTGGCGTTGGCGGGGAAAGTGAAATCATCTTCCGCGGAGGCCATTGACTTGTTTTCTGGAGGTATATAATTAACTGGTGGAGAGTGGAAGTTAAGGGTCCAGTTGAATATAACTTTGTACAAGTTTAGTTCAACGGCTACAACTTGTGGGAGTGGCTAATGTATATATTGCTATTATATTAATGAACTCAATTAAGTTTCACCACCCAAAGTCCATGTCATTTACATATAActagatattatattatgtaataatagaatttttttttgttttttttttatgtgggAGAGATCGAATTTATGTAAATATAATGGactataatatttgaaatacGATCAAGATGTTTGCCCTTTCAAATCCATTTTTCAAATATCTTCTCAAATCAAATATCTTCTTTTAAGTCAAATATTATTATCCAAACAGATTCAAGGCTAACTGGTCAAGATCTTCAAGTGAAATTAGTTGGGAAAGTAGTGGTTTAAGCTCGAAGTAAAATGAATACTACTCATAGTGTACCCCTTTCAAGCGGAGCCGGGGAAACCGAGGATGAGTCGAGTAAATTAGCCCGGACAGCCGGGTAAAAAAAAGAGGAGAGAGAGAGGATGTAGAAAGATTACACTACAATTGAATTTATATAATCTTACTAATTTTCTGTACTTCACTTTGCCGTTTACTTTGCATCGTATACGTACATCAACCTGCATAAATTTGTCAAATCTATTTTAAATCCTCAAGTGACGAGAGATTTGCCTTCATTGGGTATTTAAGTGAAATTATATATCAACATTAACATCTGAGTTACCTGATGCTTATTTTCAGGGctaaaacttgtgtgagacggtttcacgggtcaaaagggtcgtattttgtgagatggatatcttatttgggtcatctatgaaaaagtattacgttttatgttaagaatattaattttttattgtgaatattggtatggAAAGGAACAGTCTTGAAGCCAACTAAACCTTGATTTCGATCCAACCCCAACACTAAACGATCAAGCTATTTTCTTGCATTCGAATTCGCCTTTTGCTGATGTTTCCTCgttgctttttcatatttcccaATCCCGGTCGCAATTGCAAGTGTGTTGCTCGTATACTCGGTCGAATTCTTCAGTTTTGCCTCAGCAATTTTTCTTACCTGCTTGGATAAATCCTCAAACCCATCCCCACATGTCTGGAGATCAGTTGTAGCAGTGCTCAGCCAACTTCTTATGTTGTCATGACTCTTCTCAGAAGATTTTTTAAGGTTGTCCATGGCAAGAGAAAGAAGCTCCCTACAAGTTCCCATTGCAGAAAGGGCTGGATTTTGCCGATGACAAGATGACAAGTTTTTGAAGCATTCCATTCTAGGAAAAATTGAGGGTTGTTCTTGAAACTTCAGCCATGGCTGCTTGAACAGATTTCACGTAGATTATCTCAGGCTGAGTAGTGTCATTTGGAGCAAGATTCTTCACAAGGGAGTTGTAACAAGAATTGGGATACAAAGTCAGAGTGTATATTTCCTTAACTGAATTGCTCTTGCTGCATTCGGGCGATTCGGCACTTTTATATTCAGTCGCCGTGACGCAGAAAAGTATTGTAATAAGAACGGGAAATGTAAGGGTTTCGTTGTAAGAGGCCATCGCTGCGGTCGCCTCGTCCCAGTGACGGAGCTAGAAATATGACTATGCCCGaattagaaattttaaactctaaaatcttttactatttaaattaatttacccgagctaatatcatattattccaaaattatataaattttacatatacatttttttaaaaaaaattggaagcCCGGGTAACTAAGCATGTGTCTCCGCCCCTCTTTCTTTTGTTATATAAGATTCACAAAACAATGGGTATCGATAAATAAGATCCAGTAAAAATGGGATcgattaattaaaaatagaaaaaatataatAGAACATATATCTTTTTTTTGAGACGTAATATAACATATTCAACCACAAAGACATGCAATCTTTTGTTTTGAAGTTTCTTATTTGATAAATGTGGATTAATTCACGTAACGTATTCTAaccgcaaaaaaaaaaaaaaaaaatcgtaacACTTAAATCGTAAGGCCACCGAATTAAATGATGCTTAGTATGTAAGACCAATTTGTGTCAAATAATGGTAACGTCTAGCTAATTGGCGCAAATTTAAGAGAATCTTGGACTTTACTTCATCAACATTCTTCTTTGTTGAATATCGACTACCACGTATTGTTTCTAGTTTCTACAATATAAACATCGTCGTATTCTGCTTTCATTTTGCGTTTACAttcattttatcataaaaaatttCTACTATGTTCATTTCATAAATTCGTTTCTGCCTTTCATTATTCTTacaatgacaaaaatttgtgtgaaacggtttcatgggtcgtattttatgagacagatctcttatttgggttatccatgaaaaattattactttttatgctaaaaatattactttttattgtgaatatcggtagagttgaccgtctcacagataaagattcgtgagaccatttcacaagagacctactcaatcaTGTACTTGTTTTCCCTTCTGAAACTCTATCATCCCCTCGACGTATTCATTTCAGTCTTCAAAGCAACTATTTTAAAACGATGATAGTTTTTTTTTAGCATACATTCCTCCAAGAACATTAAAGCTCTTATTCATTATCAAGAAAACATAAAGCTCTTGCTCTTattaggcatagtttggtatacatgataggataaacatgtgatatataatataaggataagttaaggataaataagatgtatgatattatatttaatgtttggtatgattttaataagaatgattaaatttatatattagattgtaatgacaaaattaaccttatcataataaattttataatttcaaagttgttgcttgagttcatattttttatatgttcatgcgccgatagtgcttgcatgatttatttatttttacctaattttatatattatataatatgataattgagcccttgattttgtgagtcaagt encodes:
- the LOC142545834 gene encoding uncharacterized protein LOC142545834, which encodes MAQFRQFGGISGARNGVASDHVSIPVRGGGSGFGSRHSHHHQHRRSKASQGYKISTGFGGLTLLLILSISAFFYFSLQSKGGETNRHQIQDDEMENDTDFLMNITQIPKMAELKFGDGSVAHGRDSRYWDKDDRRRDEDYSEEELEQTQDNSVDNVHAEVKDNDKKSLSDKPSKVFDHRGNSLYNEAGRNELKMYEAEYEASINSIEGSMDVNDSSNQQLRNSDDGKQRELDADDEYDDGIDIQDDQMEEYDNTSHNNKDHSAASKPHSINTGESFIGQHARNKKQEVIENVDSGSADLFTEESLLLSQHPKVNSDSENVTFLEDQPVRKLVPERHSSSKKKPKRRKFSGSCEMKLLDSSSLLIEPVQSRKFARFSLQYTEIEEKIIENEKWEPRFAGHQSLIEREESFIAHDQKINCGFVKGPKGSPSTGFDLAEDDAKYISSCHIAVMSCIFGNSDRLRSPMGRTVSRTSRKNVCFIMFMDELTLQALSSEGQTPDMMGFIGLWRIVVVKNLPYTDMRRVGKIPKFLPHRLFPSARYSIWLDSKLRLQLDPLVILEYFLWRKDHEYAISNHYDRHCLWEEVAQNKKLNKYNHSVIDEQFAFYQADGMKKFDASDPHKLLPSNVPEGSFIVRAHTPMSNLFSCLWFNEVDRFTPRDQLSFAYTYHKLRRKNPDKPFYLNMFKDCERRKIAKLYHHRSEEKRNIPQMETG
- the LOC142547629 gene encoding uncharacterized protein LOC142547629 — translated: MASAEDDFTFPANAKSQPHFIGSPPLWRHLAASRQNSELLYKGEQEEEDQEKSSISLIQEFKASSAGNTFINDDDEEKMDMLWEDLNEEFPRNSGKFSQNTDVSSPERSVQISCIKAMKLSKANGPMISRKKSNILVFIKIVKKAFAIHNSHRSIKKHGKYF
- the LOC142547642 gene encoding putative pectinesterase/pectinesterase inhibitor 46, which gives rise to MECFKNLSSCHRQNPALSAMGTCRELLSLAMDNLKKSSEKSHDNIRSWLSTATTDLQTCGDGFEDLSKQVRKIAEAKLKNSTEYTSNTLAIATGIGKYEKATRKHQQKANSNARK